One stretch of Orcinus orca chromosome 15, mOrcOrc1.1, whole genome shotgun sequence DNA includes these proteins:
- the CCDC63 gene encoding LOW QUALITY PROTEIN: coiled-coil domain-containing protein 63 (The sequence of the model RefSeq protein was modified relative to this genomic sequence to represent the inferred CDS: inserted 2 bases in 1 codon) has product MVDSRKSFNFCSQQKITNQHKEIKTLQEEQDEITLLLNLIKSSRNLDLNEKNYMELCFLLQTKEDYEALIKSMKVLLAELDEKVLFRWKNIYINQRQIFSKIQEANNPQKLQKRIHVLETRLHLVTVHFDKMLTTNAKLRKEIEDLRYEKAAYDNIYEQIHRRLLMQKKTMNMAIEQSAQAYEQRLEAMARMAAMKDRQQKDISQYNLEIRELERLYDHETKLTSFLLIKLNDXEFEEQSKKEEALKAKKHGKKNKGESFESYEVAHLLLLKLTKNGNLNQLIEELCLWENNEVIRSQSQQKSSHEDNCSILRQLEEKLKKTMEQADMYENNYKEINKTLEYLKNSVENLFKKINCDATKILVQLGETGKITDTNLPQYFAIIEKKTNDLLLLESYRRIMGMEVAEMEVPPPFINPFWGGSALLKPAEPIKVIPPVLGADPFRDRLDGVDQPLDHSSLRQMVLSHYTARESRNRDLHMDSVPEKGDNLRPKKKLTV; this is encoded by the exons CAAGGAAATCAAGACCCTGCAGGAGGAGCAGGATGAGATCACCCTGCTTTTGAATCTCATCAAGTCCTCCAGGAACTTGGATCTGAATGAGAAAAACTACATGGAGCTGTGTTTCCTGCTGCAAACCAAGGAGGACTATGAGGCCCTGATTAAATCGATGAAAGTGCTGTTGGCTGAACTGGATGAGAAGGT attattcagatggaaaaatatatatataaaccaaagACAGATCTTCTCAAAAATACAGGAGGCCAATAACCCCCAGAAACTGCAAAAACGGATCCACGTTTTGGAAACCCGTTTGCATCTC GTCACTGTACACTTTGACAAGATGCTGACCACCAATGCGAAGCTCCGGAAGGAGATTGAGGACCTACGGTATGAGAAGGCTGCTTATGACAACATCTATGAGCAGATTCATCGGCGCTTGTTGATGCAGAAGAAAACAATGAATATGGCCATCGAGCAGTCTGCGCAGGCCTATGAGCAGAG GCTGGAAGCCATGGCTCGAATGGCTGCCATGAAGGACCGCCAGCAGAAGGACATCTCTCAGTACAACCTGGAGATCCGAGAGTTGGAGCGTCTCTATGATCATGAAACCAAGCTCACATCCTTCCTACTCATCAAGCTGAATGA CGAGTTTGAGGAGCAGTCCAAAAAGGAAGAAG CTCTCAAGGCAAAGAAGCATGGGAAGAAGAACAAGGGTGAGAGTTTTGAGAGCTATGAGGTGGCTCACCTCCTGCTGCTGAAGCTGACAAAGAATGGCAACCTGAATCAACTCATCGAGGAGCTATGCCTGTGGGAAAAT AATGAGGTTATCCGCTCGCAATCCCAGCAGAAATCATCACATGAGGACAACTGCTCCATCCTGAGACAGCTGGAG GAGAAACTAAAGAAGACCATGGAGCAGGCAGATATGTATGAGAACAACTACAAGGAGATCAACAAGACCTTGGAGTATCTCAAGAACTCGGTTGAGAATCTGTTTAAGAAGATAAATTGTGATGCCACCAAGATCCTGGTACAGTTAGGGGAGACAGGGAAAATCACTGATACCAACCTCCCACAGTACTTTG ccatCATTGAAAAGAAGACCAACGACCTGCTGCTGTTAGAATCCTACAGGCGGATCATGGGAATGGAAGTGGCGGAGATGGAAGTCCCACCACCCTTCATCAACCCCTTCTGGGGTGGCTCTGCCCTCCTCAAACCTGCAGAACCCATCAAGGTCATCCCCCCTGTGCTCGGGGCTGACCCCTTTAGGGACAGGTTGGATGGAG TGGACCAACCCCTGGACCACAGCAGCCTTCGGCAAATGGTGCTCAGCCACTACACCGCAAGAGAGTCTAGAAACAGGGATTTACACATGGACAGCGTGCCTGAAAAGGGGGACAATCTGAGGCCCAAGAAGAAGTTAACAGTCTGA